A segment of the Sulfitobacter indolifex genome:
GAATGACGTACAAGATGCTGACCGGCAACCAAGGCATCGACACAAAGGTCATGCTTGCACTGGCCGTCATTTGGAGGACCGCACCGATTGCCAGATAGAGGCACACCAAAAAACAATGGCTTTCAGCCCGTAAATGTAGCCGTGGCGTAGCTGTGTCGGGAATTTGTTTACAAAAATATCGACGATGATGTGTTCGCCTCGGACATAGGCCGCAGGAAGCGCGGCATAGACCGAGGTGACAAGGAGGATCCGAGCGGCTTCTTCGGTCCACCCAAGGGGGAAAGAGAAGATATAGCGGAAGAAGACCTGGCACAGCACTGCTAAAAATGTTCCCGTAAGGAGAACAGAGGAAATGCCGAGCCAGACGCTTCCGAAGCGTCTGGAAAAGGTTTTCATTTGGGGTGTCCGTTATTCAGAGCGGGTGTTGTTGACCGCGTCCAATAGACCGGGCTCACAGTTCTTTTCTGCGAACGCGGCCACGATAGGCGCGGCAATTTTAGCAAAAGGTGCGGTGTCTGGTTCGACGATCGTGACC
Coding sequences within it:
- a CDS encoding TRAP transporter small permease; the encoded protein is MKTFSRRFGSVWLGISSVLLTGTFLAVLCQVFFRYIFSFPLGWTEEAARILLVTSVYAALPAAYVRGEHIIVDIFVNKFPTQLRHGYIYGLKAIVFWCASIWQSVRSSK